A genomic stretch from Schaalia odontolytica includes:
- a CDS encoding DUF2510 domain-containing protein has translation MSEPAEGWYADPTGAAQLRWWDGHAWTEYVEPYEVTPAQADTAAAIHAYGEDQQHAQQEQPATQAEYRADAAIPPVPSPNEHANWEATAPDLSPAETPAWEGTRASSMNEGDATPIPMPGESESPHESPERSGTLKWTLGCIASWVLVAVFITALVIAWSHLGVGGRIHDDAKSRAETAQQELDTAQSTLADINRQIEEAQK, from the coding sequence ATGAGCGAACCTGCGGAAGGCTGGTACGCCGACCCCACCGGTGCCGCACAGTTGCGCTGGTGGGACGGTCATGCCTGGACGGAATACGTCGAACCCTACGAGGTCACGCCCGCACAGGCCGATACGGCCGCGGCAATTCATGCCTACGGCGAGGACCAGCAGCACGCTCAGCAGGAGCAGCCCGCCACGCAGGCGGAATACCGGGCTGACGCAGCGATCCCGCCAGTCCCCTCCCCGAACGAGCACGCAAACTGGGAGGCCACCGCGCCTGACCTCTCCCCCGCAGAGACGCCGGCATGGGAAGGTACCAGGGCCTCGTCAATGAACGAGGGGGACGCAACCCCCATCCCAATGCCCGGCGAATCCGAGAGTCCTCACGAGAGTCCAGAACGCTCCGGCACCCTGAAATGGACGCTCGGCTGCATTGCCTCGTGGGTGCTCGTCGCGGTCTTCATCACGGCCCTCGTGATCGCCTGGTCTCACCTGGGTGTCGGCGGTCGCATCCACGATGACGCGAAGAGCCGCGCGGAAACAGCGCAGCAGGAGCTCGACACTGCACAGTCCACACTCGCGGACATCAACCGACAGATCG
- a CDS encoding DUF2510 domain-containing protein, translating to MSQPAPGWYPDPAGTLRLRWWNGGSWTEQYQPMPAQQQGFPQQGMGQQAPTQTMPAGTPNPGGALAQASAMQQNAAPSGPRLPSNKQAPTVSSSPYGSKISFDQPKMDSQNRGNAQPSARNSRWRIGMVVAWVAVLVFGVTTVIAGASFANARRERAAAEDERRAAQSQLDQATSELEQAKKDLEEASR from the coding sequence ATGTCTCAACCTGCACCTGGATGGTATCCCGACCCCGCAGGAACTCTTCGCCTGCGCTGGTGGAATGGCGGCTCGTGGACGGAACAGTACCAGCCCATGCCCGCGCAGCAGCAGGGTTTCCCCCAGCAGGGCATGGGGCAGCAGGCCCCGACGCAAACGATGCCAGCGGGCACACCCAATCCGGGAGGAGCCCTCGCGCAGGCGTCCGCTATGCAGCAGAACGCCGCTCCTAGCGGGCCCCGCCTGCCGTCTAACAAGCAGGCGCCGACCGTTTCCTCCAGCCCCTACGGCTCGAAGATCTCCTTCGACCAGCCGAAGATGGATTCTCAGAACCGCGGGAACGCCCAGCCGTCTGCCCGCAACTCCCGCTGGCGCATCGGGATGGTCGTGGCCTGGGTCGCGGTCCTCGTCTTTGGCGTCACCACAGTTATTGCTGGTGCGTCGTTCGCGAACGCCAGGAGAGAGCGTGCCGCCGCCGAAGACGAGCGACGCGCGGCACAGTCGCAGCTCGACCAGGCCACATCCGAACTCGAGCAGGCCAAGAAGGACCTGGAGGAAGCATCGCGGTGA
- a CDS encoding aspartate:alanine exchanger family transporter, translating into MASLFASSPLLALFVVVALGAAIGAIRIGPLRFGAAGALFVGLVVSALHPEVVSTHMAIVQPMGLAFFVYCVGISAGATFFQDLRKQTNLLALTTIVCVVGAVIAFVGGRILGLPEGLTSGLFTGALTAAPALDTATRLTGDPNAAVGYAFGYPVGVIGGILIVTITVTRKWLGPKDTPSLAGQSLEAVSVHVSRRINTRQITAWREQRLRLSYLRRDGRTRVIAPGEDLLPGDHVVMVGDPASITETAPLVGEILDHKLEDDRSDLAFERIVVSNPDVAGRSVSELNVTKRFGAVITRVRRGDLDLLARDDLDLQLGDHVAVVVPTDELDDIAEWLGDSERRVAEVDGMAFGIGLVLGLLLGIVSFPLPGGQGFQLGAAAGPLIVGMVLGALRRTGPLVWTLPAAANLTIRQIGLMLFLAALGLNAGPQFASLLGSPEGWRAALLAAVMVVVCCIIQALGAKFIGLSSARAAGGIAGFLGQPAVLQAADARVIDERIEAAYATLFAFAIIIKILLLPVITSFL; encoded by the coding sequence ATGGCCTCTCTCTTCGCGTCCTCACCCCTGCTCGCACTGTTTGTCGTCGTTGCGTTGGGGGCCGCGATCGGTGCCATCCGTATCGGCCCGCTGCGATTCGGTGCGGCAGGTGCCCTCTTCGTCGGCCTCGTTGTCTCGGCCCTCCATCCCGAGGTCGTCAGCACCCACATGGCGATCGTCCAGCCGATGGGCCTGGCTTTCTTCGTCTATTGCGTCGGCATTTCGGCGGGCGCGACCTTCTTCCAGGATCTGCGCAAGCAGACGAACCTCCTCGCGCTTACCACGATCGTGTGCGTCGTGGGTGCGGTGATCGCCTTCGTCGGCGGACGGATCCTCGGCCTGCCTGAAGGTTTGACGTCGGGCCTCTTCACGGGCGCGCTCACGGCCGCTCCCGCCCTCGATACAGCGACCCGCCTGACGGGCGACCCGAACGCGGCGGTCGGCTACGCCTTCGGCTATCCGGTGGGCGTCATCGGCGGCATCCTCATCGTGACGATCACGGTGACGAGGAAGTGGCTGGGCCCCAAGGACACGCCCTCCCTGGCGGGCCAGTCCCTCGAAGCCGTGAGCGTTCACGTGTCTCGGCGGATCAATACTCGACAGATCACCGCGTGGCGCGAGCAACGCCTGCGTCTGTCCTACCTGCGCCGCGACGGACGCACCCGCGTCATCGCCCCGGGCGAGGACCTTCTGCCCGGTGACCATGTTGTCATGGTCGGTGATCCCGCCTCTATCACTGAGACCGCCCCCCTCGTCGGGGAGATTCTCGATCACAAGCTCGAAGACGACCGCTCCGACCTGGCCTTCGAACGCATCGTCGTGTCCAATCCCGACGTGGCCGGCCGTAGCGTCTCGGAGCTCAACGTCACCAAGCGCTTCGGTGCCGTCATTACGCGAGTGCGTCGAGGCGACCTCGACCTGTTGGCCCGCGACGACCTCGACCTGCAGCTCGGCGACCACGTCGCGGTTGTCGTCCCCACCGATGAGCTGGACGACATCGCGGAGTGGCTGGGCGACTCCGAGCGCCGCGTCGCCGAGGTGGACGGTATGGCCTTCGGCATCGGCCTCGTCCTCGGCCTCCTCCTCGGCATCGTGTCCTTCCCGTTGCCCGGCGGTCAGGGCTTCCAGCTCGGTGCTGCCGCCGGCCCGCTGATCGTCGGCATGGTCCTCGGTGCCCTGCGTCGCACGGGTCCGCTTGTGTGGACCCTGCCGGCGGCCGCGAACCTGACGATCCGACAGATCGGTCTCATGCTCTTCCTCGCTGCCCTCGGCCTGAACGCTGGCCCACAGTTTGCGAGCCTGCTTGGCAGCCCCGAAGGCTGGCGCGCGGCTCTCTTGGCCGCCGTCATGGTCGTCGTGTGCTGCATCATCCAGGCCCTCGGCGCCAAGTTCATCGGCCTGTCCTCGGCCCGCGCCGCCGGCGGCATCGCAGGTTTCCTCGGCCAGCCCGCCGTCTTGCAGGCCGCCGACGCCCGTGTAATCGACGAGCGCATCGAGGCCGCCTACGCGACACTCTTCGCCTTCGCGATCATCATCAAGATTCTGCTCCTGCCGGTCATCACGTCCTTCCTGTGA
- a CDS encoding NUDIX hydrolase: MATPDFVLELRRHVGNAPLWMPGTTVVILRPAPGCAPIDWAEPIAPETVDMLCVRRSDNGAWTPVTGIVDPGEEPAVTAAREAAEEAAVDIEVRRLLSVEVVGPVTYDNGDVTTYLDVAFVGEWVSGEPRPADGENSETAFFRADQLPPMNDRFLRAVAKALSAEAAADFLTA, translated from the coding sequence ATGGCTACCCCCGACTTTGTCCTCGAACTGCGCCGTCACGTCGGTAATGCGCCACTATGGATGCCGGGCACGACCGTCGTCATCCTGCGACCCGCGCCGGGTTGTGCGCCCATCGACTGGGCGGAGCCTATCGCCCCCGAGACAGTTGACATGCTCTGCGTGCGCCGCAGCGACAACGGGGCTTGGACGCCCGTGACCGGCATCGTCGACCCCGGCGAAGAACCCGCCGTCACGGCCGCCCGAGAGGCGGCGGAGGAGGCCGCCGTCGACATTGAGGTTCGCCGCCTCCTGTCCGTCGAGGTCGTCGGCCCCGTCACCTACGATAACGGTGACGTCACCACCTACCTGGACGTCGCCTTCGTGGGCGAGTGGGTCAGCGGTGAACCCCGTCCCGCCGATGGCGAGAACAGTGAGACAGCGTTCTTCCGGGCCGACCAGCTCCCGCCCATGAACGACCGCTTCCTTCGCGCCGTCGCCAAGGCCCTGAGTGCCGAGGCAGCCGCCGACTTCCTCACCGCCTGA
- a CDS encoding Ohr family peroxiredoxin, with protein sequence MDTPSNIVYTVTADSTGGRAGTSSVPALDISHVMRMPKELGGPGDGPNPEALFAMGYGACFQGAMGLAAKEMGIDTKDSVVRTTIGLGPEGASFALTADIQVFIPGVELERAQALVERAHELCPYSKATRGNVPVTVTAVPAL encoded by the coding sequence ATGGATACACCTAGCAACATCGTTTACACCGTCACCGCCGACTCCACGGGTGGTCGCGCCGGAACCTCCTCCGTCCCCGCGCTCGACATCAGCCACGTGATGCGCATGCCCAAGGAACTGGGTGGCCCCGGCGACGGCCCCAACCCCGAAGCCCTCTTCGCTATGGGCTACGGCGCCTGCTTCCAGGGTGCCATGGGGCTGGCCGCCAAGGAAATGGGCATCGACACCAAGGACTCCGTCGTGCGCACGACGATCGGGCTGGGACCCGAAGGCGCGTCCTTCGCCCTGACCGCCGACATCCAGGTCTTCATCCCCGGCGTCGAACTCGAGCGCGCGCAGGCCCTCGTCGAGCGCGCCCACGAGCTGTGCCCCTACTCCAAGGCTACCCGCGGCAACGTGCCCGTCACCGTCACCGCCGTGCCAGCCCTGTAA
- a CDS encoding M18 family aminopeptidase — translation MAQLKLDEVHAHAVDYQHFLLDSPSPYHAAEVVAQRLVDAGFTRVDEKGAWDASPGGHVMVRGGAVAAWFVPETVADDAGFRIVGAHTDSPAFSVKPSVQSTTPDGWGQIDVEVYGGMMWNSWLDRELTLAGRLVLNSGEVVLARTGPIARIPQLAIHLDRDVNPSGLKLDPQKHLHPVWTVDNPFGNVLEYVARTAGLDNASQVAAFDLILTPSQGPGFFGDKGQFIAASRQDNLSSVHPGLVALERLAAEGTPAGGDVTVFMCFDHEEVGSESRTGAAGPILETVLRRTAKALGRDEDGFERMLAASSCVSADAAHSVHPNYAGHHDPDNRPMMGRGPIIKINSKQRYATDGEGIALWNRACVAAGVASQSFVGNNAMPCGTTIGPITATRLGILTVDVGIGLLSMHSAREMSHVDDLLALSQALAAYWRGA, via the coding sequence ATGGCACAGCTTAAACTGGACGAGGTCCACGCACACGCGGTGGACTATCAGCATTTCCTCCTTGATTCTCCTTCCCCCTATCACGCGGCCGAGGTCGTGGCGCAGCGCCTGGTGGACGCCGGCTTTACGCGCGTCGACGAGAAGGGCGCGTGGGACGCGTCCCCGGGCGGTCACGTGATGGTGCGCGGCGGCGCGGTGGCCGCATGGTTCGTTCCCGAGACGGTCGCTGACGACGCGGGTTTCCGCATCGTCGGGGCGCACACGGATTCGCCGGCGTTCTCGGTGAAGCCGTCGGTGCAGTCGACGACGCCGGACGGCTGGGGACAGATCGACGTCGAGGTGTACGGCGGCATGATGTGGAACTCGTGGCTGGACCGCGAGCTGACCCTGGCGGGTCGCCTAGTCCTGAACAGCGGCGAGGTCGTCCTGGCGCGCACGGGTCCAATCGCACGCATCCCGCAGCTGGCGATCCACCTGGATCGAGACGTGAATCCGAGCGGCCTGAAGCTGGATCCGCAGAAGCATCTGCATCCGGTGTGGACGGTGGATAACCCGTTCGGCAACGTGCTGGAGTATGTGGCGCGCACGGCGGGCCTGGACAACGCGTCGCAGGTCGCGGCCTTCGACCTGATCCTGACTCCCAGCCAGGGGCCGGGTTTCTTCGGTGACAAGGGCCAGTTCATCGCGGCGTCGCGCCAGGACAACCTCTCGAGCGTCCACCCCGGTCTGGTTGCCTTGGAGCGCCTGGCGGCGGAAGGAACGCCTGCGGGCGGCGATGTCACGGTGTTCATGTGCTTCGATCACGAGGAGGTGGGTTCGGAATCTCGCACGGGCGCGGCCGGCCCGATCCTGGAGACGGTGCTGCGCCGCACCGCGAAGGCTCTCGGCCGCGACGAGGACGGTTTCGAGCGCATGCTGGCGGCCTCGTCATGCGTGAGCGCGGACGCGGCGCATTCGGTGCACCCGAACTACGCGGGCCACCACGATCCGGATAACCGTCCGATGATGGGTCGCGGACCGATCATCAAGATCAACTCGAAGCAGCGTTACGCGACGGACGGCGAGGGCATCGCCCTGTGGAATCGCGCGTGTGTGGCTGCGGGCGTGGCCTCGCAGAGCTTCGTGGGCAACAACGCGATGCCGTGCGGGACGACGATCGGCCCGATCACGGCGACCCGACTGGGCATCCTGACGGTGGACGTGGGCATCGGTCTACTGTCGATGCATTCGGCGCGCGAGATGAGCCACGTGGACGACCTGCTCGCGCTGTCACAGGCGCTCGCTGCGTACTGGCGGGGTGCCTGA
- a CDS encoding aldo/keto reductase translates to MSEIPAYTLSDGLEVPSIALGTYNLRGASGVSSMISGIDAGYRMLDSAFNYENEGALGAAVRRCGVPREDLRLVSKLPGRHHRYDEAVYTLEESLLRAGLDYWDMYLIHWPNPKRGLYVEAFQALLDARDRGLVRSVGVCNFLPEHLQLVRDETGEYPSVNQIELHPYFPQAPALSYHARVGVRTESWSPLGRKWRIVEDPAIAALAGEAGVSPSRLILRWHYQLGTLPLPKSGSPERQRENLDIFSFSLSEEQMAAISALGRPDGRQADQDPAYYEEF, encoded by the coding sequence ATGAGCGAGATCCCCGCATACACCCTGTCCGACGGCCTGGAGGTTCCCTCGATCGCGCTGGGCACCTACAACCTGCGCGGTGCCTCGGGCGTCTCCTCGATGATCTCCGGCATTGACGCCGGATACCGGATGCTCGACAGCGCTTTCAATTACGAAAATGAGGGCGCGCTTGGGGCGGCGGTACGCCGATGCGGTGTGCCCCGCGAGGACCTGCGCCTCGTCTCCAAGCTCCCAGGCCGCCACCACCGCTACGACGAGGCCGTGTACACCCTCGAAGAATCGCTCCTGCGCGCGGGCCTGGACTACTGGGACATGTACCTGATCCACTGGCCCAACCCCAAGCGCGGCCTGTACGTCGAAGCCTTCCAAGCGCTGCTGGACGCGCGCGACCGTGGCCTCGTCCGATCTGTCGGCGTGTGCAACTTCCTGCCCGAACACCTGCAGCTCGTGCGCGACGAGACCGGGGAGTATCCGAGCGTCAATCAGATCGAGTTGCACCCCTATTTCCCTCAGGCCCCTGCGCTTTCCTATCACGCGCGGGTCGGCGTGCGCACCGAGTCGTGGAGCCCGCTGGGGCGCAAGTGGCGCATCGTCGAAGATCCTGCCATCGCCGCCCTGGCCGGCGAAGCGGGCGTGTCCCCGTCGCGCCTCATCTTGCGCTGGCACTACCAGCTCGGAACCCTGCCCCTGCCCAAGTCCGGATCGCCTGAGCGCCAGCGCGAGAACCTCGACATCTTCTCGTTCTCGCTGTCTGAGGAGCAGATGGCTGCGATCAGCGCACTTGGCCGCCCCGACGGTCGCCAGGCCGACCAGGATCCCGCGTACTACGAGGAGTTCTGA
- a CDS encoding GNAT family N-acetyltransferase translates to MTVELITAATPELHEAMGHLLPQLSRSAAPLSEADLQRFLSQSGVHLFAFRSETADADGNHPILGMLSLATFEIPTGVRAWIEDVVVDEAARGQGAGQALVVAAIEHAQRVGARTVDLTSRPSREAANRLYQRAGFQLRETNVYRVTLEKK, encoded by the coding sequence ATGACCGTCGAACTGATCACCGCCGCCACGCCCGAACTCCACGAGGCGATGGGCCACCTGCTCCCCCAGCTGTCCCGCTCCGCCGCGCCGCTGAGCGAGGCCGATCTGCAGCGATTCCTCTCCCAGTCCGGCGTGCACCTCTTCGCGTTCCGTTCCGAGACGGCCGACGCCGATGGGAACCACCCAATCCTCGGGATGCTGTCGCTGGCCACCTTCGAGATCCCCACGGGCGTGCGCGCCTGGATTGAGGATGTCGTCGTCGACGAGGCCGCACGCGGTCAGGGCGCCGGCCAGGCCCTCGTGGTCGCTGCGATCGAGCACGCACAACGAGTTGGTGCCCGCACCGTCGATCTGACGTCGCGCCCATCGCGCGAGGCCGCGAATCGCCTCTACCAGCGCGCCGGCTTCCAGCTGCGCGAAACCAACGTGTATCGCGTGACGCTCGAGAAGAAGTGA
- a CDS encoding zinc-binding dehydrogenase yields MMDAIRLDGSCEIEEMTVSQLPVPRPRPGWLRVRVEAFGINESESHSRRGLSDPDFTYPRVLGIEGVGIVDEVAPGSAFQPGQQVAFMMGGLGREYDGSYARYCLIPERIAIPFSSDLDWALIGAIPEMTQTAYGSLVHAMRARSGDTILVRGGTSTVGLMAVRLGVRMGMTVIATSRRESARSVLLEAGATHVVIDDGRIEEKVRALAPGGVDAALELVGIPVLGDTLRCVRPGGMVSFTGSLTEVWSMKDFSPFAVIPSTVGLTVYHGHAWDLPASVLQEVLDAVKAGEMSVPIAGVFHGLEQVPDAHRAMESHAVPGKNVVVLG; encoded by the coding sequence ATGATGGACGCGATTCGCCTCGACGGCTCCTGCGAGATCGAAGAGATGACGGTCTCCCAGCTGCCCGTTCCTCGCCCTCGGCCCGGATGGCTGCGCGTGCGCGTCGAAGCATTTGGAATCAATGAGTCCGAGTCCCATTCTCGCCGGGGCCTCTCCGACCCGGATTTCACGTACCCGCGGGTCCTCGGAATCGAGGGCGTCGGCATCGTCGACGAGGTCGCCCCCGGCAGTGCCTTCCAGCCCGGCCAGCAGGTCGCCTTCATGATGGGCGGTCTTGGCCGCGAGTATGACGGCTCCTACGCCCGCTATTGCCTGATCCCCGAACGAATCGCAATCCCCTTCTCCTCAGACCTGGACTGGGCGTTGATCGGTGCGATCCCGGAGATGACGCAGACCGCCTATGGGTCCCTTGTTCATGCGATGCGCGCTCGCAGCGGCGACACGATCCTCGTGCGCGGTGGCACGTCGACGGTCGGCCTCATGGCGGTGCGCCTGGGTGTTCGCATGGGGATGACGGTCATCGCGACGTCGCGCCGTGAATCTGCCCGATCTGTCTTGCTAGAGGCCGGTGCCACCCACGTGGTGATCGACGACGGGCGGATTGAGGAGAAGGTGCGCGCTCTCGCTCCGGGTGGTGTGGATGCGGCGCTGGAGCTCGTGGGTATCCCGGTGCTCGGCGATACTCTGCGCTGCGTGCGCCCCGGCGGCATGGTGTCGTTCACGGGGTCGCTGACCGAGGTGTGGTCGATGAAGGACTTCTCGCCCTTCGCGGTGATTCCCTCGACCGTTGGCCTAACCGTGTACCACGGACACGCGTGGGATCTGCCGGCGAGTGTCCTGCAGGAGGTGCTTGACGCGGTGAAGGCCGGGGAGATGAGCGTGCCGATCGCGGGGGTTTTCCACGGCCTGGAGCAGGTGCCCGACGCGCACCGAGCGATGGAGTCCCACGCGGTGCCCGGTAAGAACGTGGTGGTGTTGGGCTGA
- a CDS encoding TMEM175 family protein, with the protein MSKERLTAFTDAILAIIMTILVLELEKPETADWASFWALRSHFFSYAISFFWLGAMWVNMHNHWHRIEKIDNKVIWWSIIMLFFASFFPYVTDFVSDHFTSLFAQMFYSAVVICVSLSNMALARAVARANGSTSALDYSNRKIVAADLSIKAIGIVLAIFVYPPINMFAVILAGCEVTFLPHIVNRKNKKRSEIDAV; encoded by the coding sequence ATGAGCAAAGAAAGACTCACCGCATTTACGGATGCGATATTGGCGATCATCATGACAATATTGGTGCTGGAACTTGAGAAACCGGAGACAGCTGACTGGGCATCGTTTTGGGCACTCAGGTCGCATTTCTTCTCCTATGCGATTTCTTTCTTCTGGCTTGGCGCTATGTGGGTGAATATGCATAACCATTGGCACAGGATCGAGAAGATAGATAACAAGGTGATCTGGTGGAGCATCATCATGCTGTTTTTTGCCTCTTTCTTCCCGTATGTGACAGACTTTGTGAGCGACCACTTCACAAGCCTTTTTGCACAGATGTTTTACAGCGCGGTGGTGATTTGTGTTTCACTATCCAACATGGCGCTTGCGCGAGCGGTCGCAAGGGCTAATGGCTCGACGAGCGCGTTGGACTATAGTAACCGGAAAATCGTTGCGGCTGACCTGAGCATTAAGGCAATTGGCATTGTTCTGGCGATCTTTGTTTATCCGCCGATTAACATGTTTGCAGTTATTCTGGCAGGGTGTGAGGTGACCTTCCTACCACATATTGTGAATCGAAAGAACAAGAAACGAAGTGAGATCGATGCTGTATGA
- a CDS encoding MerR family transcriptional regulator — translation MSRLYSTKEAAEASGIALETVRYYCKINLVPRVRRDENNYRVFDDHDIAWLKGLHCLRECGMGIEQMRHYMELCLQGAESIPEREVMLIAQRQVVEDKIALLTEMLGFIDSKMEFYAGVRSGEIEYQSSLLAPVSSETA, via the coding sequence ATGAGCAGGTTGTATTCAACAAAGGAGGCAGCTGAGGCCAGTGGTATCGCGCTTGAAACCGTGCGCTACTACTGCAAAATCAATCTAGTCCCCCGAGTAAGGCGAGATGAGAACAACTACCGTGTCTTTGACGACCACGACATCGCCTGGCTCAAGGGCCTGCACTGCCTGCGCGAATGCGGCATGGGTATCGAGCAAATGCGCCATTACATGGAACTTTGTCTCCAGGGAGCAGAGAGCATCCCGGAGCGCGAAGTCATGCTGATTGCGCAACGTCAGGTTGTTGAGGACAAAATCGCACTACTTACGGAGATGCTGGGGTTTATTGATTCGAAGATGGAGTTCTATGCCGGAGTGCGTTCCGGCGAGATTGAATACCAATCGAGTCTGTTGGCCCCAGTGTCATCTGAGACTGCCTGA
- a CDS encoding aldo/keto reductase: MLDALTMSDGRSIPAQGFGVFQIPAEQTADAVAQAIEVGYRHIDTAQSYFNEEAVGAGIRRSGIDRSELFVTTKVWLDNYGEDATYASVKASLEKLGLEYVDLMLLHQPFNDVYGSWRALEQAQADGLIRSIGVSNFTPARLHDLGSFNAVYPVVNQIEINPFHQQVERVAELQKLGVTVEAWAPFGEGRSGLFDNPVLAGIGQQYGKSVAQVVLRWLYQRGIVALAKSVHTERMQQNFAIDDFTLTEADMAAIAGLDAGASLFFDHETIGTVDFFTDLIAQRRNNS, encoded by the coding sequence ATGCTTGACGCGTTGACCATGTCTGACGGTCGTTCCATCCCCGCTCAGGGTTTCGGAGTTTTCCAGATTCCAGCCGAGCAGACTGCTGACGCGGTGGCTCAGGCTATTGAAGTCGGCTACCGCCATATCGATACCGCACAGTCTTACTTCAACGAGGAGGCCGTAGGTGCGGGTATCCGTCGCAGCGGGATCGACCGCAGTGAACTGTTCGTCACCACGAAGGTCTGGTTGGACAACTATGGTGAGGATGCCACCTATGCCAGTGTGAAGGCTTCTCTGGAGAAGCTGGGGCTTGAATATGTGGATTTGATGCTGTTGCATCAGCCGTTCAATGATGTTTACGGATCCTGGCGAGCCCTGGAGCAAGCCCAGGCGGATGGGCTGATTCGCTCCATCGGGGTCTCGAACTTCACTCCAGCTCGCCTGCACGATCTGGGTTCGTTCAACGCCGTCTATCCAGTGGTTAACCAGATTGAGATTAACCCCTTCCATCAGCAGGTGGAGCGTGTTGCTGAGCTGCAAAAGCTCGGAGTTACCGTTGAAGCGTGGGCGCCCTTTGGTGAAGGCCGCTCAGGCTTGTTCGACAATCCAGTGTTGGCTGGTATTGGCCAGCAGTACGGTAAGTCAGTGGCGCAAGTGGTGTTGCGCTGGCTGTATCAGCGTGGGATTGTGGCACTGGCCAAGTCAGTACACACGGAGCGGATGCAGCAGAACTTCGCGATTGATGATTTCACTCTGACTGAGGCGGATATGGCCGCTATCGCAGGTTTGGACGCCGGGGCGTCATTGTTCTTTGATCACGAGACAATCGGCACGGTGGATTTCTTCACCGATCTGATTGCTCAGCGACGTAACAACAGCTAA
- a CDS encoding methyltransferase domain-containing protein yields the protein MRCDHFDAGNCRSCSLLPQPYERQLAGKVEAVAATVSPIPGADEITWLAPASSPEKGFRTSAKLVVGGSRRRPTLGILGPDRRGVDLPGCPIQHPAINRATPGLKRFIRALDLTPYDVPTKRGELKNILVTVGAEERLMIRFVLRTRERVSDIRSALPLLRDLVPAAHVVTANIHPTHEAIVEGPDEIILTRARTLPLAVEGLELGPRSFAQTNAHVAATLYEQASAWASRPFCDGRMPESLWDLYCGVGGFALAAARAGFPRVTGVEVSSGAISSAISAARHAGLSRGAATFIAEDATAWARAQPPKDIPDVIVVNPPRRGIGTELATYLNECAAPRVIYSSCNPASLATDLAAMPSLRPVEGRIFDMFPHTTHVETAVLMSRIKD from the coding sequence ATGCGCTGCGACCATTTTGACGCCGGAAACTGCCGGTCCTGCTCTCTCCTCCCCCAGCCCTACGAGCGGCAGCTCGCCGGCAAGGTCGAGGCCGTCGCCGCCACTGTCTCCCCCATCCCGGGAGCCGACGAGATCACCTGGCTGGCCCCGGCCTCGTCCCCGGAGAAGGGATTTCGTACGAGCGCAAAGCTCGTCGTCGGAGGCAGTCGCCGCCGCCCAACCCTGGGCATCCTGGGGCCCGACCGGCGCGGCGTCGACCTACCCGGCTGCCCCATCCAGCACCCCGCGATCAATCGCGCAACGCCCGGCCTCAAGCGCTTCATCCGCGCACTGGACCTCACCCCCTACGACGTGCCCACCAAGCGCGGAGAACTCAAGAACATCCTCGTCACCGTGGGCGCGGAGGAGCGCCTCATGATCCGCTTCGTGCTGCGCACACGCGAGCGAGTCTCCGACATCCGCTCGGCACTGCCACTCCTGCGCGACCTCGTGCCTGCCGCTCACGTCGTCACCGCGAACATCCACCCCACTCACGAGGCCATCGTCGAGGGGCCCGACGAGATCATCCTGACGCGCGCACGCACGCTGCCCCTTGCCGTCGAAGGCCTCGAGCTGGGGCCTCGCTCCTTTGCGCAGACGAACGCTCACGTCGCCGCGACCCTGTACGAGCAGGCCTCGGCGTGGGCGTCGCGCCCCTTCTGCGACGGACGCATGCCCGAGAGCCTGTGGGACCTGTACTGCGGCGTCGGCGGCTTCGCCCTCGCCGCCGCGCGCGCCGGATTCCCGCGCGTGACCGGCGTCGAGGTATCCTCCGGGGCGATTTCCTCGGCGATCAGCGCCGCCCGGCACGCAGGCCTGTCGCGAGGTGCCGCCACCTTCATCGCCGAGGACGCGACCGCGTGGGCGCGCGCCCAGCCGCCCAAGGACATACCCGACGTGATCGTCGTGAACCCGCCGCGCCGAGGCATCGGCACCGAGCTCGCAACCTATCTGAACGAGTGCGCCGCGCCCCGCGTCATCTACTCCTCGTGCAACCCCGCCTCGCTGGCCACGGACCTGGCGGCCATGCCCTCGCTACGTCCCGTCGAGGGCCGAATCTTCGACATGTTCCCGCACACGACCCATGTCGAGACAGCAGTATTGATGTCAAGGATCAAGGATTAA